ATAGAAAACAAAATACTTGATGGTTCGATCCGGCAAACTTTGGAACAGTTAAAAGACGAAGCTGTGAAGGAGTTATAATATGGAAACACAAGAGCATATCGATAAAACATTTAAAAAACTCTACCGTGTCTCTCAACGGTTTACTTCAACATTTACCACCAAAGAAGAAGGGTATATCTCCAGTATTAGCGATGGTATTATAGAGGTCAGAGATCTCTCCACTGTCTCTTACTTTGAACTTCTGAAGCTTCCACACAATCTTTTTGCTTTGACACTCAATATCAAAAAAGACTCTGTACAGGCTGTTGTTTTGGGTGATTACACCTCTCTTGATGTCGAAGATCGGGTAAGCTGCACCGACCAAAGCATCTCCATCCCTGTAGGCTTCGAACTTCTTGGAAAGGTGATCGATCCTCTCTCCAAACTGGTCGATGCTGATCAAGAGGTAAAAACAAAAGAACGCTACCCCATAGAAAAAGAGGCCGTTCAAATGATAAAGCGTGATTTTGTCAAAGAACCCCTATATACCGGGATCAAGATCATTGATGCAATGATACCCATTGGAAAAGGGCAAAGGGAACTTATCATATCGGATGCATCTCTGGGAAAGAGTTCGATTGCCGTAGATACTATCATCAACCAAAAAGATAAAAATGTCTATTGTATCTATGTCGCTATTGGGCAGAAGAAAGCGCAGATCGCCAGAGTGATCAATGACTTGAAAAAAAACGATGCACTTTCACATACGGTCATCGTTGCCGCACCCGCAGATACGTCGCCGGGTATGAAGTTCATAGCACCCTACTCCGGCGCTGCGATTGCCGAATATTTTGCCGATCAGGGGAAAGATGTATTGATCGTGTATGATGACCTGACCAAACATGCAGATGCCTACAGAAGCATCTCTTTGCTTCTTGAAATTCCGCCCGGGCGT
The sequence above is drawn from the Sulfurovum sp. TSL1 genome and encodes:
- a CDS encoding F0F1 ATP synthase subunit alpha, coding for METQEHIDKTFKKLYRVSQRFTSTFTTKEEGYISSISDGIIEVRDLSTVSYFELLKLPHNLFALTLNIKKDSVQAVVLGDYTSLDVEDRVSCTDQSISIPVGFELLGKVIDPLSKLVDADQEVKTKERYPIEKEAVQMIKRDFVKEPLYTGIKIIDAMIPIGKGQRELIISDASLGKSSIAVDTIINQKDKNVYCIYVAIGQKKAQIARVINDLKKNDALSHTVIVAAPADTSPGMKFIAPYSGAAIAEYFADQGKDVLIVYDDLTKHADAYRSISLLLEIPPGREAYPGDIFFIHSKLLERAGKRAEKYTGGSITALPIIETQSGRISDYIPTNLISITDGQIYLDRELFNKGLLPAIDIAKSVSRIGGKAQAEVLKKIAVKLKLDYSQFLEVEVFTKFGAKVEKETQKLIDRGKALRVALKQDRSKHISMPMQVAIFFLHNEGYLEKLPLGEVELFIDKFRLHLETEHQDILQAISTADHMDKYLISLLKTVADAYAKEWQS